CGCCGGTGCTCATCCTTACCGCCCGCGACACGGTGGAGGAGCGAGTGCGGGGGCTCGACCGCGGCGCCGACGACTATTTGTGCAAACCTTTTTCGCTCTCCGAACTATCGGCCCGCGTTCGAGCTCTGATCCGGCGAAGTCACGGTCAAGCGAAGGCCGAAATCGTCATCGGTTCGGTTGTCATCAACACGGCCAATCGAACGGTTGCAAAAGAAGGCCACCCCGTCGACCTAACGGCTCGGGAATACACACTCGTTGAACTACTGGCCCTCAATCGAGGTGAACTCGTGTCGCGCAGCACCGTTTACGATCATGTCTTCGATGAGAACGAAGACTCGCTCTCGAATCTTGTCGACGTGCACATCTACAACATTCGCAAGAAGCTTGGCAAGAACTTCGTGACCACACGTCGAGGACATGGCTATATCATCGAAACCTAACCTCGCCCGCGATCTCTCCGTCGACGGTCGCCCACAGCCAGCCCACGATTCCCCCAGGCGTTCGTTGCCCCAATCGATCGCCTGGCGTCTGCAGATGTGGCATGCCGCGATCCTGGTCAGCGTCGTCGTGGGACTTTGCACGGCGTGGTTTCTCCAAGCGCGTCGCGCGCGGCTGAATGAAATCGATGCCGAACTCACCTCCGCAGCGCGCGTTCTCGACGGCAGCCTCCGCGGTTTCGATCTGCGGGGCTTCGACACAACAGAGCGCCCGCTCAACGAGCTTCTTGCGGCCGACGACCATCTGCGGCTCTCCCTTCCCCGGGAGCTTGCGGACCGACGCGACAACCAACCGGAACCCTACTTCGGCATCTGGCTGGAAGATGGTCGGCAACTGAAATCGGAGCGGTTGCCGGAAGGATTTTCGCTGAAACCAAGTCAATCGCAGCCCGAAGCGCCAGAGCGAGACGGCCCCAACGCGATCCTTCGCGAAGTCCGAATCGTCGGTCCGGCGGGATCGCTGATCCTTGTCGGACGAGACATCGGCAGCGAGATTGCCGAGCTAAATCGACTCGCGCTGCGGATCGCTGCGTTTGCAATGCTGATCCTCGCGGCGGGGCTGTGCGGAGGATGGTGGCTGGCGCGGTCGGTCCTTCGTCCGATCGCGGCGATCTCCGATGCCGCCTCCCGTTTTTCCGCAGCCGACATGTCGCCGAGGATCAACGTCGTGGAGACCGAGTCGGAGCTAGGTCAACTGGCGACGATCCTCAACGACGCCTTCGATCGCGTGGAACGTTCGTTCGATCAACAACGGCAGTTCGCCGCCGATGCGTCGCACGAATTGCGGACCCCCTTGGCGGTGATCCAGTCTCAAATCGAACTCGCCTTGAAACGGGAACGGACCTCCGAAGAATACATCAAGACGCTGACAACCTGCAGCTCCGCAAGCGAACGGCTGTCCGATCTCGTCGAATCGCTGCTCACCTTGGCTCGCCTCGACTTTTCGAGCCAGCCGACCGAACGCGTGTCGGTACGAGTCGATCTTGTAGCCGCGCGGTGCATCGACCTGATGCGTCCCGTGGCACAGCAGGCGGAGGTGAATCTTCGCAGCGAACTTGAGCCCGCGATTGTTTCGGGCGATCCAAAGCAAATCGAACGCGTCATCTTCAATCTACTGAAGAACAGCGTCGCCTATAACCGTCCCCATGGGGAGGCGGTGCTTTCCGTTGCCATCGTAGATTCGTCGGTCGAATTGATCCTGCGGGACAACGGAATTGGGATCAGCGAATCCGACCTTGCTCACGTCGCAGAACGCTTCTACCGAGCCGACAAAGCGCGGTCGCGGGTACACGGCGGCAGCGGACTCGGCTTATCCATCGCTCAAGGAATCATCGCCAACCACGGCGGCACGATGCAGATCGCATCACAACTGGATCAAGGAACCACGGTCACCGTCCATCTCCCGCTCGCCAGCACGCTATCCGACAATCACTCGAACGATCGAGATGCGTCCAATCCAAAGGGAGCGACAACACCACACACCACTCCGCTACAGGCAGGTCAATAAGTGCCTCTCACACTGTGACGCGAAAGTACGCTTGCGATGCGTTCCAGACGCGATCGTTCGCAGCAAGCAGCGCAACCCCCTGAAAGAGCATTGAGTGGGGAGACGCCAGATTGCGTGCCGAATGGCTCAACCGCTCGCCAGGTGGTCGTCGGTTTGGCTGGGCGAAGCGAGGCGTTCGAGCTGGATATCGGAAACTCGCAGCTCCGCGGTTTCCAGATAGACTCCCAGATGTCCTTTCGAAAACGTCTGATCGGCTAGCGACAAGACGACTCTGCCATTGATCGACAGCTCGATATAGCTGCCGAAGACGATCAACTGGACCTCGGCTTCGGTTCGGATCTCCGAATACCAAAACCCCGTTTGCAGCGGCCGGAACTGCATCATGTGCTCACCGCTGCCAGCTTCGCCCGTCCCCCAAGCACGCAGTTGTGCGACTTCTTTGAGCATATCGAGCGACAGATAATATCCGTCTCGCGTCTCCGGATCAGCCCGGAAAACCAAGCCGCATTTGCCGACGCCTTTCATCTGCAGCATCGCTTGAAAGCGGAAGTGGTCGAGCGTCTCATCGAAGACAAACGCCTGGAATCCGCTGTCGCACGCGAGGTCCAGATGGCCGCCATCGACGCGACAATATTCGACCCGCGGTCCCGCATCGTCGACCAAGCTGTGGATGCACCGCGAATCAACCGGTTCGCGAACGTAAGCGTCGATCCCTTCGAAGGTCACCGCCCGCAACATCCCTTCGCCATTCTTGACCAAGCGTTTCGGCGGCGGCATCAAATTCTCCGCCGTCCGATCGCCGATATCCATCGAATAGAAATTCCACAACAGCCAGCCCTTGTCGTCGCGACAAACGCGGCCAGCGTAATTCCCTTGAGCCAACAAGACGTTGTCGTGGTAGCTGAGCCACGAATCGCCGATCTTCTTGGTGTGCCAATAGCGGATCTTGGCGTCCTCGCGGATGCTGCCGATCAAATAGTGGTCGTCGTCGACGCAGATCGCGTTGGGGACTTCGATGTCGTCGTACAACCGCGGATGGTGCAGCGGCGGTTGAGCGACAAAACGATTCGGTTCGACTTCCTTCATGAGCGCCACGCAACCGCGGCGAACGATCGGCCCGGTGTTGATCCGCCCGGCCGCTAACAACCATCCCGCCTTGCCGTCGTGGTAATAAAACGGATCGCGGAAACTGATCCAGTGTCGCCCTTCATCCAACGACGACTCGTAGTACTTCGGATCGGGCTCCAGCGGAAAACAGCTCTCCGCGTCGAACGTCGCATGCCGCGCATCGGCCTCCTGCGAACGACTCTCTCGCACCGCCTGCTTCACCCGTTCGGGATCTCGCGGACCGCGATGGTCCTGCCAATGGACCGGCGTCTTCTTCCAACGGTACAGATCGTCGCTGACCGCCATCCCCAAGCGTTGGTACTTTCCTTGATCGCGCCGCGACAACCCGGTGTAAAACATCCGCCACGATCCCGGTTTGTGCGGATCGGGAGAGATGTGCATCGTCCACAACATCAGGTCGTCCCAGCTGCCGGGGTCGCCGATGAAGAGCGCATTGTTCACGCGTCGCCAATTGATCGCGTCGGTGCTGACCGCGTGCGCGATAAAATCGTGATTGGGCAACACGAGGTGGAACAAATGGTAAAGGCCGTCGTGAAACAGAACGTCCACATCGCCAATCGTTTTGCGGCTGCCATCGGTTTCTGCAAACATTGCTACTCTTCGGTTCAGATTAGTTCGAGGCGGGCATGACGAGGCGTCAGCGGCCGGAATCGGCCCTGGATCGCAGCATTGCAACGATCGGCACGCGGTTTGCCGCTCGTCTACCGTAGCGGCTCGCCGCTGTCACAGCAATTTGCAGCCGCCCCTTGGCAGGCCCACTTTTACAGGAAACCATCGATGTCTACTCAATATAGGGAAGCCGACGCAACCGCCAGCGAGCGTCCAATCGGCCAAACGATGCAGGCGATCGTCTACGACGACTATGGCGAAGCCGACGTTTTGCATCGCGCCGAGCTACCGATTCCGCGGCGATTACCGGGGCAATTGCTGCTGTCGGTGGCAGCGTCCAGCGTCAATCCGATCGATTACCGATTGCGACGCGGCGAGATGAAGGGGCTGTTGCCTTTCGGCTTTCCACGCATTCCCGGCTACGACATCTCCGGCACCGTCGCCGATTGTGCTCCCGACGCCCCGTTCAAACCGGGCGATCGCGTGATCGCGTATCTCGACTACATCCGCGGCGGTGCCTGCGCCGACTTTGCTGTCTGTTCGGTTGGCGTCGCCGCCCGAATCCCCGACACGCTGCCGACCGAAGAAGCCGCAGCGATCCCGTTGGCGGGAACGACCGCCCTGCAATCGCTCCGCGACCACGGCAAGATCCGAGCGGGGCAACGCGTTTTGATCAACGGAGCGAGCGGCGGAGTGGGGATGTTTGCGGTGCAAGTTGCCAAGTCTTACGACTGCCACGTCACAGCCATCGCCAGCGCCGCCAACGAAGACTTCTGTCGCGAACTGGGGGCGGACGTCTTTTACGACTACAACAAAGTCGACTTTACCAAGGCCGGCGAGCGATGGGATCTGATCTTCGATGCAGCCGGGAAATCGGGCTATCTCGCGGCCCGTGCGGTCCTGACCGATTCGGGCCGCTTCGTTTCGACCGAACCGGACGTCCAGGGAATCATGATGTCGCTGTTGACGACGCCGCTGTCGAAGCGGGGCAAAGTGATGCTCGCCAAACCGTGCGGTGACGATCTGCGAGCACTGATCGGTCTGTACGAACTGGGCAAGCTGAAGATCACGCTCGACAGTCAGTTCCCGATGAGCGAAACCGCCGCGGCGCACCGCCGCATCGAACAGGGAGTCGATCGGGGCAAAGTTGTGCTGATTAACAGCTAGCCGTCCTCGATGGGAGTCCGCCGCGCGGCTGGCGGCTTGGACTCCAAGCTGCTTCGTTTGCAACCAGCCTCACCGCGCATATCGGCAAGCATCGCGAAGAACGAAGCCTTGGCACGCGATCTGCTTCTCCACTTTCTGAACGAACCTTCACTCAGAAAAAATGGAGATTCCAATGAGTAGCCAATCTTTACAAGGTAAACGGATCGCGTTTCTGGCGACCGATGGTTTTGAGCAAGTTGAACTGACCAAACCGAGGGAAGCAATCAAAGCCGCGGGGGCGGAGTGTGTTTTGGTCTCGCCGAAAGACACACAGATCCAAGGCATGAACCACGACGAAAAAGGGGATACCTTCCCGGTCGACCAATCGGTTCATTCCAGCACAGCCGAAGACTTCGACGGCCTTGTCCTGCCGGGCGGCGTTGCCAATCCCGACTCGCTGCGGACCTGCAGCCACTCGGTCGACTTCGTCCGCGATTTCTTCAAACAGCACAAACCTGTCGCAGCGATCTGCCACGGACCTTGGACGTTGATCGAAGCCGACGTGGTCCGCGGTCGCAAGGTGACATCCTGGCCCAGTTTGAAGACCGATCTGATCAACGCGGGAGCCCAGTGGGTCGACGAGGAATGCGTCTGCGATGAGGGACTTGTGACCAGTCGCAACCCCGACGATCTGCCCGCCTTCTGCGACAAAGCGATCGAAGAGTTTGCCGAGGGTAAACACGCCCAGCAAACCGCCTAATTCCTGGCGTCGCCAGCCGCTGCATCGCATCGTCGCAGTGGCGATGCGATCGCCTCCGCCCTCCCAAAATCGAAAGGTGCAATCACCATGGATACTCAACAAAAACTGATCGACCTCGTCAAAGAATTCGACAACGCGATGCTCGTCACTCGCAGCACCGACCGCACGCTCGACGCCCGTCCGATGGCGATCGCCGAAGTCGAAAAGGATGGCCAAATATGGTTCGTCACCGACCGCAACTCGGGCAAAGTTGCCGACCTGATGCTAGACGTCGAGGTCGCGGTGACGATGCAGAGCGGCCACAAGTTCGTCTCGATCTCCGGGACCGCGGAAGCTGTCGACGATCGGGCGAAGCTGAACGAACTGTGGAAAGAGGCTTGGAAGGTCTGGTTCCCCGAAGGCAAGGCGAGCCAAGCGATCGTGCTGCTACGCATCGAGCCGCTGCACGGCCAGTACTGGGACAACTCCGGCTTGCAAGGCGTCTCCTATCTGATCAAAGCTGGCAAGGCTTACCTGCAAGGGAAGCGTCCCGAGACCGATGAAGCAACCAACGCGTACGTCCCGCTATAGACGACGCTCCACAATCGGAGTCACCAGCCTTCGAAACGACTCTTCATTGCCGGTGCCCGCAGTTTCAATCGCTCACCGGCACGAAATAGAGCGACGTCAACATTCAGAATGTATCTACTCTCACGCGAATTAGCCGGCACTAATCCAGCTTCTTCGCTTTCTTACGATGGAAGTGGCGAGCGATCCGATCTTCCACGAAACCAAGCACTACCAGCACCACCGCAGCAAATGCGGTCAGCATCAGCGCAAGCGACACGCGGCCGACTGCGGTAGCGACGCCGATGCCAGCGGTCAGATAGATCGTCGCCGCCGTCGTTAGACCTTCGACGCCCTCCCGCTTTTGATGGACGATCGT
Above is a genomic segment from Rosistilla ulvae containing:
- a CDS encoding response regulator transcription factor gives rise to the protein MRVLVVEDEPGLRDAVATSLREEHYAVDEAADGRTGLQKARQWSYDAIVLDLMLPEIDGWELLAQLRKTHATPVLILTARDTVEERVRGLDRGADDYLCKPFSLSELSARVRALIRRSHGQAKAEIVIGSVVINTANRTVAKEGHPVDLTAREYTLVELLALNRGELVSRSTVYDHVFDENEDSLSNLVDVHIYNIRKKLGKNFVTTRRGHGYIIET
- a CDS encoding sensor histidine kinase, whose translation is MAISSKPNLARDLSVDGRPQPAHDSPRRSLPQSIAWRLQMWHAAILVSVVVGLCTAWFLQARRARLNEIDAELTSAARVLDGSLRGFDLRGFDTTERPLNELLAADDHLRLSLPRELADRRDNQPEPYFGIWLEDGRQLKSERLPEGFSLKPSQSQPEAPERDGPNAILREVRIVGPAGSLILVGRDIGSEIAELNRLALRIAAFAMLILAAGLCGGWWLARSVLRPIAAISDAASRFSAADMSPRINVVETESELGQLATILNDAFDRVERSFDQQRQFAADASHELRTPLAVIQSQIELALKRERTSEEYIKTLTTCSSASERLSDLVESLLTLARLDFSSQPTERVSVRVDLVAARCIDLMRPVAQQAEVNLRSELEPAIVSGDPKQIERVIFNLLKNSVAYNRPHGEAVLSVAIVDSSVELILRDNGIGISESDLAHVAERFYRADKARSRVHGGSGLGLSIAQGIIANHGGTMQIASQLDQGTTVTVHLPLASTLSDNHSNDRDASNPKGATTPHTTPLQAGQ
- a CDS encoding type 1 glutamine amidotransferase domain-containing protein, whose product is MSSQSLQGKRIAFLATDGFEQVELTKPREAIKAAGAECVLVSPKDTQIQGMNHDEKGDTFPVDQSVHSSTAEDFDGLVLPGGVANPDSLRTCSHSVDFVRDFFKQHKPVAAICHGPWTLIEADVVRGRKVTSWPSLKTDLINAGAQWVDEECVCDEGLVTSRNPDDLPAFCDKAIEEFAEGKHAQQTA
- a CDS encoding NAD(P)-dependent alcohol dehydrogenase is translated as MSTQYREADATASERPIGQTMQAIVYDDYGEADVLHRAELPIPRRLPGQLLLSVAASSVNPIDYRLRRGEMKGLLPFGFPRIPGYDISGTVADCAPDAPFKPGDRVIAYLDYIRGGACADFAVCSVGVAARIPDTLPTEEAAAIPLAGTTALQSLRDHGKIRAGQRVLINGASGGVGMFAVQVAKSYDCHVTAIASAANEDFCRELGADVFYDYNKVDFTKAGERWDLIFDAAGKSGYLAARAVLTDSGRFVSTEPDVQGIMMSLLTTPLSKRGKVMLAKPCGDDLRALIGLYELGKLKITLDSQFPMSETAAAHRRIEQGVDRGKVVLINS
- a CDS encoding pyridoxamine 5'-phosphate oxidase family protein, whose amino-acid sequence is MDTQQKLIDLVKEFDNAMLVTRSTDRTLDARPMAIAEVEKDGQIWFVTDRNSGKVADLMLDVEVAVTMQSGHKFVSISGTAEAVDDRAKLNELWKEAWKVWFPEGKASQAIVLLRIEPLHGQYWDNSGLQGVSYLIKAGKAYLQGKRPETDEATNAYVPL
- a CDS encoding glycoside hydrolase family protein, whose translation is MFAETDGSRKTIGDVDVLFHDGLYHLFHLVLPNHDFIAHAVSTDAINWRRVNNALFIGDPGSWDDLMLWTMHISPDPHKPGSWRMFYTGLSRRDQGKYQRLGMAVSDDLYRWKKTPVHWQDHRGPRDPERVKQAVRESRSQEADARHATFDAESCFPLEPDPKYYESSLDEGRHWISFRDPFYYHDGKAGWLLAAGRINTGPIVRRGCVALMKEVEPNRFVAQPPLHHPRLYDDIEVPNAICVDDDHYLIGSIREDAKIRYWHTKKIGDSWLSYHDNVLLAQGNYAGRVCRDDKGWLLWNFYSMDIGDRTAENLMPPPKRLVKNGEGMLRAVTFEGIDAYVREPVDSRCIHSLVDDAGPRVEYCRVDGGHLDLACDSGFQAFVFDETLDHFRFQAMLQMKGVGKCGLVFRADPETRDGYYLSLDMLKEVAQLRAWGTGEAGSGEHMMQFRPLQTGFWYSEIRTEAEVQLIVFGSYIELSINGRVVLSLADQTFSKGHLGVYLETAELRVSDIQLERLASPSQTDDHLASG